GTGTCCTGCTCCAGGGTGTCCCCAAACTCCATGCTTCCGTCCTCCCCCACCGCACTGGAGAGGGACACGTCGTCCCCCGAAGCCAGGAGCAGGTTCTTGACTTGCTCTTCCGAAAGCTCGGTCTTGCGGGCCAGCTCCTCGGTGGTGGGGGGCCGCTCCAGCTCTACCGCGAGGCCCTCCCGGGCCCTCTCCACCTTGGAGACCTGGCCGGAGAGCTTCTGGGGCAGGCGGAAGACCCGGGAGTGCTCGGAGAGGGCGTGAAAGATGGCTTGCCGCACCCACCAGACCGCGTAGGAGATGAACTTGACGTTGCGCTCGGGGTCGAAGCGCTTCGCCGCTTCCATGAGCCCCAGGCTCCCCTCATGGATGAGGTCCAGGAAGGAGAGACCCAGCCCGCGATAGCGCTTGGCGTAGGAGACCACGAAGCGCAGGTTGGATTCGACCAGGCGCTTCAAAGCTTCCTGGTCGCCCTGCTGGATCCGCCGTCCCAGCACCTTCTCGTCCTCTGCGCTCAGGGGCTTGAACTTCGCGATCTCCCGGATGTAGGCGTTGAGGCTGTCCCCGGTGGCCTCGCGCGCCCGGGGCCGGACGCTCTTCGTCGCCTTCGCCGTGCTCTTTCGTGTTTTCTTGACCACGGACATGGCGCTGCCCCGGGGAGGAACTCAGATTATAGACCCCCTAGGTTGGTTCGGGAGGCGTTTTCACGATGTGGGTGGGGGGTAGCTTCACCAGCGCCTGCTGGAATCGCTCCTGCCAGCCCTCCTGGTTGGCCCGCAGCAGCTCCTGCCGGACGTAGGTCACGAACTCGCTCACTTCCGCCTGCATCTGCTCCATCTTCCGCCGCATGTTCTGGACGATCTCCACCCCGGCCAGGTTCACGCCCAGGTCGCGGGTGAGGTTCAGGATCACCTCCAGCTGGCGGAGGTCCTCCTCGGAGTAGAGACGGGTGTTGCCCTCCGTGCGGGACGGCTTCAGGAGGCCCTCCCGCTCGTAGAGCCGGAGGGTCTGCGGATGGATGCCGTAGTTCTTGGCCACGACGCTGATCATGTAGAACTTTCCCGCCCCGGGCGGGGCCGGGCGCGGAGGAGAGCTCTCGAGGCGGTGGCGGCGCCGCGCCATCGTCACCTCCCGGCCCCGCCGGGGGCGGGGCCGGACTTGCGGGGATCGTGCGGGTTCAGGCGGGCAAACTCCAAGAGCAACTCGCGGCTGCGGTCATCCCGGACGGTGGGGACGAAGATCCGCGCCTCCACGAACAAGTCTCCCCGACCCTTGTCCCCCAGCTTGGGCACCCCGCGCTTGCGCAGCCGGAAGCGCTGGCCGTTCTGGGTCCCGGCCGGAAGCTCGATGGTGACGGGACCGTCGGGGGTGGGGACCTCGATGTGCGCCCCCAGGGCCGCCTCCGTGATGCCCACGGGCACGGCGCAGTGGAGATCCTCGCCCTCGCGCCGGAAGAGGGGGTGGGGCTCCACTTCCACCGCCAGGACGAAGTCACCGGGGGGCCCGCCTCGCCGCCCGGCGTTGCCGCAGCCGGGGACGCGCACGCGGCTCTTGTCCCCCACCCCGGGCGGGATCTTGACCTCCAGCCACTCGCTGGCCATGAGGCGCCCCTCCCCTCGGCAGCGCTCGCAGGGCTTGCGCTGAAGGTTGCCCGTGGCCCCGCACTCGGCGCAGCGGCGCGAGAAGATCATGTGGCCGCGGCTGCCCCGAACCTGGCCCGAACCCTGG
This sequence is a window from Vicinamibacteria bacterium. Protein-coding genes within it:
- a CDS encoding helix-turn-helix transcriptional regulator, with the protein product MISVVAKNYGIHPQTLRLYEREGLLKPSRTEGNTRLYSEEDLRQLEVILNLTRDLGVNLAGVEIVQNMRRKMEQMQAEVSEFVTYVRQELLRANQEGWQERFQQALVKLPPTHIVKTPPEPT
- a CDS encoding RNA polymerase sigma factor RpoD/SigA; translated protein: MSVVKKTRKSTAKATKSVRPRAREATGDSLNAYIREIAKFKPLSAEDEKVLGRRIQQGDQEALKRLVESNLRFVVSYAKRYRGLGLSFLDLIHEGSLGLMEAAKRFDPERNVKFISYAVWWVRQAIFHALSEHSRVFRLPQKLSGQVSKVERAREGLAVELERPPTTEELARKTELSEEQVKNLLLASGDDVSLSSAVGEDGSMEFGDTLEQDTIPSVELEMIRTSFEEQIQAMVAELEEKEREVIRMRFGLDGEEPRTLQEIGEALGLSRERIRQIESKAKEKLRRNREAQGLRGYLN
- a CDS encoding J domain-containing protein translates to MDLYELLRVRRTASETELRRAYQRLARALHPDLNPGDPEAAERFRSVSRAFEVLSDSERRAAYDRGERTPDPATPLPEGGFEGFDFSAEVRVESVGFREIFDGVLRPSGDRPEAGPLRGEDLEQATRLTFEESLAGTQRRVHLVRQEHCPLCQGAGEVAFGPVPCPRCQGSGQVRGSRGHMIFSRRCAECGATGNLQRKPCERCRGEGRLMASEWLEVKIPPGVGDKSRVRVPGCGNAGRRGGPPGDFVLAVEVEPHPLFRREGEDLHCAVPVGITEAALGAHIEVPTPDGPVTIELPAGTQNGQRFRLRKRGVPKLGDKGRGDLFVEARIFVPTVRDDRSRELLLEFARLNPHDPRKSGPAPGGAGR